The Aspergillus oryzae RIB40 DNA, chromosome 5 genome segment GAGGACCAACAACGCCTGGACAACGTCTAATGATGGACGGAATAAGAAATTGGCCAAGCGAAGAGCTTGAAATGACCTGCGTGCTGCAGTTGTGAGTAGTGCTGCATGGTCCATGAAGATCAGTGCACCTACCGAGGTCATGACATATGTACGATTGTTGTGCAAGATCCAGATCGGAGTAATAGGCTCCAGCAGAGAGAGTTGCAAGCAGTAAGCTAATGTGCGCAATGGACCGATCGATCGTCCATTTATCCGACTTGGAATGCGACTCAAACTCGACGGCCGCGTAGGCGTTGAGATATGTAAACAGGTCCAGTTCAAATCGGCCCATGTCCACCAAGATCGGGTTAAAGGGATACACCCATTGACGGTAAAACTGGAAGACCTTAGATTTATCAGAAAAGGCACCAAGAAATAAGCTATAACGCTCACCTTAGGACCTCTGCACGCTGTGGTACAATCTGTACCAACTTTTCCATCTATCTTCTGCAGTTCTCGCATCCATGAATGGATAGGTGTTGAGCGTGTTCTGTAACCCCAGGACAGACCTCACTTCTTGTGCCATGGACCCGTTGTCACTGGAatagatgtatgtactcaTCTGACCGTCCGACAGAGGCTGGCTGGGTTGAGAGGACGGGTGAGACGCCCGTCGCTCAGCTGTAGTTTCTCCGTTGGGATTTGAGGCAAATGTCCGCTGTTCTAATATACGGTGCGTTCTTCGTTGAGTCCCCGATTGTTCAATATCATAAACACACATCTGGGGGTGGTCTCGGCAACGACAGGTCCTGCATGGTTTTTTGCCATCACATTTGAGCTCCAGTATACTTGTATGGTACCTTGGTTTCGACCGGGAAATTGCTCCGCGAAACAGCTGGTGATTTCCAACCAAGGCTAACCTTGTTCGTGCCTCAATTTCTTTAAAAGGTCTTTCTAGCCTTCCGACCATGACATGCGCTTCCTGGAGCTTCCCTGAAGCACGCTGTAGTCACTCTGGTTTCGTTCAATTTCATGTAGGGGAGTTGACTGTCAGGTTGACCATGTGTTTCCCTCCTTACAAGTTGGCGGCCCAGTATCAGACAACGTGGCAGGGCATCTTCtaacagccaagaaaggaacTGCAAACGTTCATCAAGTGGTAGGGATAAGAAATTAGAACGAAGGCCGGTGAAGGAACCTTCCCTTGTTTGTAATGAGGGAGGAACTCGAATCCGTTTGGGAGCTCTTTCTCCCGAACCCGACAGCTGTGTCTTGCGCTTGTGTTTTTAAGACTGTTCGCCGTGGAGGTTCTCACTTGGGTCGTTAGAGCAAGATGTGTCGGCTTCATTACATTTCTTCGACTGTGAAGTATATCTGCGGACTAGGATATCACAGATGACGGTATAAGAACTATCAGAAATTATTAATCAATGctttatatttatttatatgaCACAATGGAGATGGGATTGTCGAGACCGCCTGAACAATGATATGTCCGAGGCTCGCCCAAAATCCTGACGGGAGCGAATGATATTAACATGGGAGCCTGTGACATGCTAATCGTCATATCTTTCAGCTTTGGCTAACTGGTGGAAAAGGTGGCGAAGCCCTGCAGGGGCACGCAGCGACCTATTGACCGCGCAgaagccacacgccgggaggttagtagttgggtgggtgaccaccagcgaattTCTCATGTTGtacttttatatatatctctctctaATTTAGTTCGTCCTTATTGAAGCTAGGGGACTAGTGGGTAGCCCATTCAGCTGGGAATCTGAGGGTTCTACCTTGATGTTTAGCATGGGAATGCTATACATAAGTCGTTGTGTCTCGACTCTCGCCGGGTGCCCGTGACTGactaaatatagatatcaaACCATTATCCTAATGAACGCTAGTTATTGTGGTAATGATCATCTTATCAAGATAGCTAACTAATCACAGAGTCCTTGGACAAAACCCCAGGTGTAACTAACCCTCCAAGATGCACATCAGGAATGATTGGTATATCACAACCCACTCAAATTAATGACTTTATAATAGCCTTCGGTCTATCGTCAGACTCCAAATACTGCCAAGAATGACAGTTAACCGCAGTCTTAAATACAAACCCAAGACACTCGACATCTAACCCCAGCCCTCACCTAAGGAATCCTCAAACCCGCCCGTAGAACAGGCCCTCACTCACACGCCCAGCCATACTCGTCTTTATAGTCGATATAAAGACTCTTAGAGCTCTGACCCATCTTCGCGACCAAGGGTGCACAGGCAAAATTGCTAATATAGATCGGTCCCGCATACTGGCTAAATGCACCGGAATCCTTATCACAGTGTTTCCCGTTCAAATCGCACACACCCACGTACATGTATTGTGCTTTGCCGACATTGTTGTCTAGGATTGCGCACCCCTTGTCCTTTCCAATGTAGGTGTAAAGTGTGCCTAGTCGCTGTTTGGGATCTGTGCCTTTTGGGAGGGGAATTGCTTTGTTCAATTCGTATCCTGATCCGCAGATGGTGGCTGCTCGGGTTGCTAGATCGGCGTTGTTTGCTTCTCTGGTATCTAGGCCTCCAGCGACGGCTAGACTAGTTGTAGAAAggagggtgatgatgttaAGGAGCttcattttgtttgtttggagGATACCAATTTGAGGGTTAGCTAGAAATTCTCGGGGGGTAATGGGTGGGGTGCGACGGTTTAATATTCCAAAGCCCTATTAAACAAGGCTGAGGTTCGGATTCCTAGAATAGAGGGTATTAAAGCTATACGAAGTGATCTACAAGGCCTTGTGGGTCACTCAAGGGCAAACACGAGGGTTGATTGTGCCCTGTGGACCTAAGGAAGTCTGAGGAGGCTGTCATTGGGTATTAGCGGTCATGACATGGGGTAAGGTCACAGACTGAGATATAACATTGGATGTAGCTTTCTCACAATGTTAAACGGTGGGTCGGTTCTGCTGCCCTTAATTTGTTATACGAGAAAGGCTCGTATTGATGAATTCGCAGATCACGAGAAAGTTGATATATGACGTACTGTAGGGGGCCAAAAGAAGTTTGACGCCAACAGCACTACATCATTAGAATGCGGTTTTTTGGTCGAGACAGAATGGGCGGcacaatcctcaaagacTGATCTTTTCCTGGAGCGcattcttgaattcttcatGTCCAGGAACCAACCCAACTTGGGCCTAATGAGCCAAGGTGATTCATTAGTGCAACAAGTAGACAAAGTCGCAATGCCGTCTCCAGCTACCGGTAAAATGGACTCGACGATTGGCATACAGTAGTTCTGCAAATGGGCTGTCTCAGCGAAATAATCCTATCCAAACAGGTTATCAACTATACATAACGAATGCACCTGGGGGCAGAGGAGCGTCGCAAAGTATGAGGGAAAGAGTTAAACTAAAGAAGGATACGAGCGATACTTTCTCCACAAACAGATATGATCGCCATGCCTGGTGGAGAGcatctctatctccatgACATTCAGATCATTTACCCGCAACTTCAGGAATACAAATCGAATTCACGGTCTCACTTGAACCCTACAGACATAGCTTCGGTATCCGCGGACAAAGAGCCGGTACCCCTAGCACGCACCTGGGAATAGGTCTGGTGCGCTATCAACTCGGCACAAGCGCATGCGCCAATACGGCCCCATACCTGCTGGCGGAAAAGCATGTCATTGGCTAACATGATAGGTGCTTCCATATTACAGACAACTTAGGCATCATATGACCCCGATGTAACACCGTCCCTTGCTCCACTTTGAACTCGCATTTGGTTGGATTCGGTTGCGTTACCAGAGAGAACAAAATGCGATCTTTAGGTATCCAGATTGTGTTGGCGTGTCTCTGCTCGAATGCCTTTTAGACATATTAGGGCTTGCAGGTTTCAGTTGACATGGATAGTTGAATCTTGAACCTCTCTCTGAGTTTGTGTTCTCATAAGTTGACAAGGGTGATATAGCGCAAATATTACTTGTTATGATAGCTGGATGCTGTCTTTTCTGATAGTCGGGTGGTTTGGGCCATTCTTTTAGAATTAACCCGTTTGAACTATCCGTTCAAGGACCCACATCAAAATATGTTTCAGACTCTCAATTTAGTCGCTAGGCACAAGATAGCATTGAGTCAATCAGATACAATGTCAGTATTTCCTTTACTTCCCGGTTACGACTCCCTTGCAGCATTTAACATATTTAGTAGTCAAAACTTGCTGCGGTTAAGTGTAGTGCTGGTTGGTGTGTGTCAAAGTATATACTATGACCAAGAGAGGCGTTCGGGAGTtgacgaggaggacaaggTTATCTTGAACCACAACTCCCGCTATCAAAAACACAAGTCATAGCTTCAAAATCAATCCGATAGATCGATAGATCGATAGGCAACGAAATCAAATCGCGGGGTTCCCCAAGGAAGGGTTCCGCGCGCTCCGAGGCAAACCGTCGGACTCAATTCCGACGTTCCGAGTGGAGATATCTCGCTTATCTCGATTGGGAAACAGTTACGCTGGCTTCATGCATAATAAGCGCGCCTCTTCCTACCTTTcgtcctcttttttcctcaGACTATCAACAGATCCAAATTAACCATGGCGCCTCATCCCCTTGCCATTctctccgaggaggagacaAACATTGCCCGCGAGGTTGTTGTCGCTGCACACCCAAACACAGTTCTTCACTTCCGTGAGATTTACTTGTCGGAACCCCCGAAAGAGCAACTCCAGGAGTTCCTGGCTATCGAACATGCAGGACGTCTCAGTCCAACTACGCCTCGCCCCCCTCGGCTGGCTTTGTGTCAGTACGATGTGATTAGCGGTGACCGCATTCCAGTCTATCAAGAGGCGGAGGTCGATGTGAATACCCGCAAGCGTGTGCAGCACAAGATTATTGGAAAGGAGCACCATGCTGCTTTGACTTTGTACGTCTCGAATGGATTCATTGATTGTTGACAAAAGATTAACATGGGTGACAGGGCCGAATTCGAGGTCTTGGTCGAACGGTGTTTCGCTTCCCCACTGTTCCAGAAAGCCATGGAGGACTTTGACCTCCCCAAGGGCTTTGAGGTTGTCATTGAGCCATGGCCATACGGTGGACGTGACCACTCCGATCCCAACCGGCGTTTCTTCCAGGCTTTGTGCTTTGCGACAAATACCACTAAGAATAACGAGGATGCCAACTTCTACTCTTATCCTCTGCCCATCATCCCTGTCATGGATGCCACCACCCAAGAAATTGTCCGCATTGACCGTCCCGCGACCGGAGGTAAGGGTGAGGGATTGCATGAGCAGACCTTCTCCCGAGACATTATCGGCCATTGCAAGGACTCCGACTATGTACCAGAACTGCTGCCGAACGGAAGCCGGAAGGACTTAAAGCCACTGAACGTCGTGCAGCCGGAGGGCCCTTCATTCAAGATCACCAATGAGTCACTTGTCGAATGGCAGAAGTGGCGGTTCCGTGTCGCATTCAACCCGCGTGAGGGTGCGACGATTCACGATGTCTGGTATGATGGCCGCAGTGTCATGTACCGACTGGCTATTAGTGAGATGGTGAGTCAACCAACTTTGGGCCCACCCGCAGGAAGGTACTAACAATAGCAGACGGTCCCATACGCCGATCCCAGGCCTCCATATCACCGTAAGCAGGCTTTCGACTTCGGtgatggtggcggtggtaACATGGCCAACAACCTGTCCATCGGTTGCGATTGCCTAGGTGTCATCAAATACTTCGATGCCGTCATCACCGGTGCGGACGGCAAGGCCCAGAAGCTGCCCAACGCAATCTGCTTGCACGAACAGGACAACGGCATTGGTTGGAAGCATTCCAACTGGCGGACCGGCCGTGCTGTGGTGACTCGCCACCGGGAGCTCGTCGTACagttcatcatcaccctcgcTAACTATGAGTACATCTTCGCGTACAAGTTCGACCAAGCAGGAGGTATTACGGTCGAGTCGCGTGCCACGGGTATCTTGAACGTGGTCAACATTGACCCCGGCAAGACGAGCGATTACGGAAACGTGGTCAGTGGAGGTGTTCTGGCCCAGAACCATCAGCATATCTTCTGTGTTCGTATGGATCCTGCCGTCGATGGAGCAAACAATTCCGTTGTCATTGAAGAATCACATCCCGTACCCATGAACGAAGCCACCAACCCCAACGGTAACTACTACAAGGTCACGAATCAGACGATTGAGCGCGCCACCTATCTGGATGCCGCCCCGCAGCTGAACAGAGTGGTTAAGATGGTCAACCCCAACAAGACCAACCCAATTAGTCAGAAGCCTGTGGCATACAAATTCACACCTTTAGCCACCCAGACGCTCTTGGCGGATCCGAACTCCATCCAGGCTAGGCGTGCCCAGTTTGCCCAGCACCATGTCTGGGTCACCAAGTACCGTGACGCTGAGCTGTATGCTGGCGGTCGCTACACGCTCCAGAGCCAGGTAGAGGTGGACGGTGTGGCCGACGCCGTCAAGCGAGGGGACGCCGTCGACAACACTGATGTCGTGGTCTGGAGCACGTTCGGTATCACCCATAACCCTCGTGTTGAGGATTGGCCCGTTATGTAAGTTGACCACGTTTTTACATTATTGAAAACTCTATGCTAACAAATAAACAGGCCAGTCGAGATCTTCCAGCTCATGATCCGCCCATCGGACTTCTTCACCGAGAACCCAGCGATCGACGTTCCGTCCGGCAAGAATGCTGCCTCTCGCGTCGTTCAGTCGGAGTGCTGCCGGAACTCGCATATTTAGGTACTGGGTAAGGTTATGCTCGAGTTGAtgatttctttctatctgtacagtacatagtTAGCGTTGGACTTGGCAGTTGGTGTACGGTCGGACTGTCAACGTAAATAGGCCGATTTGGAATTCCGAGCGAATAACGGTTGGAGCTATGAATTGAATTCTGGTACATTTCAAGGACTTTATTCCGactattctttttttggttaTTCCATATCAGCCTTTTGTGAAATAGGAATTGGTGAAAGAGTAGATCTATATTATTAACGCCAAGACTAAAGATAGGGTAGGGAAATGGGCCATTTAGCATCAGACGTCGGGGTCATCACAGGGGGTCTAGGTCGAAGAGTCTAGACCGCATCCTGCCTTCCACAGCATAGTAAGTCATAGTGAGGGCACAGAGGTTGGTACTCTATGTCAAAGCAAAGACCTCCTCCGGGCCCAATGTCTTTCCACTCTTGCAGTCCACTAGTCCCTCACCATCCATCTTACCATGAACATAAGCTTCACCAATTACCTTAAAACAGTGCTGTGACGACTTTCTGGAGACCTCTCTTAGGACCAGAGGTACGCTGCAACCATATAAGATACAGATGAAATCCCCTTTCTTGGTACCTGGTGGACAAAGACCAAACAGACCATCTTGGAATGCGAACTCTGCATCATCTGGACGACCCGATGTTGACGCCTTGTCTGTATTTTTCGACCTTTGTATTTCTTGAGTGGTATCCACTCGGTCAGTTCTCATGACTGCCCTGAAGAATTTTCTGTTCCAGGTAATATTGCGGACTCGAGTGAGATAGCCGCGAAGCATATCTGATGGACCTTGCAGCAGCTGACCAACATTGAGGTCTCCGTGATTAAAGGTATCGGCAATCTCTAAACATCGCAGACATGCTCTTTGATACCAGGCGGGTGGGATCTGGCCCTCGGAGTCTCTATCTGCTATCAGCGTCCGCCATATGTGGTCTGGTACACTTTCAGGGCTCTTGCTAATTCCTGGCCAGCCACCTATGCCCCGTAGTGAAGTCCGAGGAATTAGGCCTGGGGCATTCACTAAAGAgacatcatcaacaatggccaGCTTGAACCCCTCCACCCACAAGGTCGACGGCCCTTGCATAGCTTCTTCCTCAGGCGATGTCGTCTTTTGTTGGGCATCCAGTGGCGAGCCGTTTTGTCGGTGAGAACCGTGATCATCTATGTTGGGTGTTACCGATCGAAACTGTCTACCACCAGAAGCGTTATATCGCGTATTGCCAACGGGTCCTATAAGAGACTCTCCATTTTTTCGCCCCTCATAAACCTCTTCCGGCTCGCCAAACTCGGAATCACGGAGAAGCCGAATCCATGAGGGCAGGGAtccctttgctttcttcggCGGCATTGCCCAAGAGCGGCAAATAATGTCCAGCGATTTTGAAGTCTCGATACAGTATCTAGTGAAGTTCTCGTAAACTTCGATCTCATCTAGTCTGTAATCAATGACGAGTTGAGAGGATGGGGTTGGCCGTTTGCCTTGCTTCTTATCGACATAAACGGAGGTGTCTCGTGTATCGCTCGCAATGGACACAAGGCTGTACACGATATCGCGGGGATCAGTCGCATCGAATGTGTTTAGAGAGGTAACTAAAGACTCAATTCCCTTGACAGGTCGGAGGATTTCACCACTTGGTGTTCTTAAAAACAGTCTGCTTGTTGCTTCAAGCAGAATGCTTGCTCCAAACGACTGGACCTCTCCCAATGTCTGGGGACCCTCTTTCCAAGTTTCAAAATCGAACAACTCCCTAATCTTGTCCCGAGTCGCTACGAATATCGAAACTGCGTCCGCGAATTCTGCCCATTGAACAGTCTTCGTACCACAGTGAACTGCTGCCGATCTTGCTAGGGAGATCTCTTGAACAACCCACCGACGAGAGAACCAGCGGTCTCTCATAAGCTCAGCCAAAGCATACCAGTTCCCAGCCTGTTCTTTGTCGTTCGCTAACCTCTCGAGAAACGCGAAGTCCATAAGCTTCGGTATGAATTCCATCGCGCGATCGCTTCTCCCTTCAGTATCCGCCTCGCCTAGCCATACACACACATGGCTCGCCATCCGGTAGATGGTGGCCATTTGCTGGA includes the following:
- a CDS encoding uncharacterized protein (predicted protein), with the protein product MKLLNIITLLSTTSLAVAGGLDTREANNADLATRAATICGSGYELNKAIPLPKGTDPKQRLGTLYTYIGKDKGCAILDNNVGKAQYMYVGVCDLNGKHCDKDSGAFSHNFACAPLVAKMGQSSKSLYIDYKDEYGWACE
- a CDS encoding putative copper amine oxidase (copper amine oxidase), with the translated sequence MAPHPLAILSEEETNIAREVVVAAHPNTVLHFREIYLSEPPKEQLQEFLAIEHAGRLSPTTPRPPRLALCQYDVISGDRIPVYQEAEVDVNTRKRVQHKIIGKEHHAALTLAEFEVLVERCFASPLFQKAMEDFDLPKGFEVVIEPWPYGGRDHSDPNRRFFQALCFATNTTKNNEDANFYSYPLPIIPVMDATTQEIVRIDRPATGGKGEGLHEQTFSRDIIGHCKDSDYVPELLPNGSRKDLKPLNVVQPEGPSFKITNESLVEWQKWRFRVAFNPREGATIHDVWYDGRSVMYRLAISEMTVPYADPRPPYHRKQAFDFGDGGGGNMANNLSIGCDCLGVIKYFDAVITGADGKAQKLPNAICLHEQDNGIGWKHSNWRTGRAVVTRHRELVVQFIITLANYEYIFAYKFDQAGGITVESRATGILNVVNIDPGKTSDYGNVVSGGVLAQNHQHIFCVRMDPAVDGANNSVVIEESHPVPMNEATNPNGNYYKVTNQTIERATYLDAAPQLNRVVKMVNPNKTNPISQKPVAYKFTPLATQTLLADPNSIQARRAQFAQHHVWVTKYRDAELYAGGRYTLQSQVEVDGVADAVKRGDAVDNTDVVVWSTFGITHNPRVEDWPVMPVEIFQLMIRPSDFFTENPAIDVPSGKNAASRVVQSECCRNSHI
- a CDS encoding HET domain-containing protein (predicted protein) yields the protein MQGSRPGHIHSNRFRTITIAPLSDSSVSESSDSENLSDPSDSGDASDSPEGAEGYKASSAAEGRSKRTALPLLPEKTKVQPGRLAFRSPNSDSTGGRRQGLPKQVEQANEILAKLRDRRVKTLNRLKSLGKDNKIEGLPDIIRWENKEKRLKEENRDTVSEVEKVLQKALEDRNLGVTTEAKKVIEMVPGNNNTKTTTQANKVSGKAPEDHNGGLTIRAQERSQQLEVLLSGNEDKIQRAWTKIGKKLIKAEKLRKKILHAKAIRDVFARELHLERSIPRKTKVKVSSNSANPYNGKKQPQFSYEAIKPGQFRVLVLHPAKNTSFPLVCTLQAKSLNEDRNVNYAALSYCWGTDLDQQRLLIFPGSKQKALKWKYVARHAKEMPIRKSLYLALLRLRRKDVPIALWADAVCINQEDQKEKTEQLQQMATIYRMASHVCVWLGEADTEGRSDRAMEFIPKLMDFAFLERLANDKEQAGNWYALAELMRDRWFSRRWVVQEISLARSAAVHCGTKTVQWAEFADAVSIFVATRDKIRELFDFETWKEGPQTLGEVQSFGASILLEATSRLFLRTPSGEILRPVKGIESLVTSLNTFDATDPRDIVYSLVSIASDTRDTSVYVDKKQGKRPTPSSQLVIDYRLDEIEVYENFTRYCIETSKSLDIICRSWAMPPKKAKGSLPSWIRLLRDSEFGEPEEVYEGRKNGESLIGPVGNTRYNASGGRQFRSVTPNIDDHGSHRQNGSPLDAQQKTTSPEEEAMQGPSTLWVEGFKLAIVDDVSLVNAPGLIPRTSLRGIGGWPGISKSPESVPDHIWRTLIADRDSEGQIPPAWYQRACLRCLEIADTFNHGDLNVGQLLQGPSDMLRGYLTRVRNITWNRKFFRAVMRTDRVDTTQEIQRSKNTDKASTSGRPDDAEFAFQDGLFGLCPPGTKKGDFICILYGCSVPLVLREVSRKSSQHCFKVIGEAYVHGKMDGEGLVDCKSGKTLGPEEVFALT